The genomic DNA GATCGACGGCGGGGTGAAGCCGGACAACATCGGCGGGATCGCAGCCGCCGGTGCCGATACCTTCGTGGCCGGCTCGGCGATCTTCGGCCAGCCGGACTATGCCGACGTGGTCCGCCGGATGCGTGCCGGGGTGGATGCCGTGCGCGGGCAGCGCCCCGCCTGACCGCCGCCGCGGCCGGGAGCGTCCGTGCTCCCGGCCGCATGACATGGAGGCAATCCCGCCTCCGCCCGTCGTCCCTGCAATGGCCTCCCATGCTGGACAGGTGCGATGACGTGCCGGTGACACAGCGCTGACGCGGTGATGTCGCGCGCCGCCTTCATGCGCGGCCGGCATGTCCGCGCCCTACACTCCGCCGCGGCACCTCCGCCGCGTCCTGCCTGTCCACCATGACCCCACCGTGCTGGTACCTGATCCTCAATGCCAAGGCTGCCGGCAACGACGCGGTGCGCGAGGCGGTCACCGCCGCGCGTGCATCCGGTCATGCGATCGAGGTGCGGCTGACCTGGGAAGACGGTGACGCCCTGCGCTACGTGCGCGAAGCACTCGCCGCCGGCGCGCAGCGGGTGATCGCGGGCGGCGGCGATGGCACCCTGCGCGATGTCGCCGCCGCGCTGGCCGATGCCGCGGGCGATGCCGATGCACTGCCGGTGTTCGGCGTGCTGCCACTGGGCACCGCCAACGACTTCGCCACCGCTGCCGGCGTGCCGGAGGCGCTGGACGAGGCCTTCGCTCTGGCGACCCGCGGCAGGGCCATGGCAATCGACCTGCTGCGCATCACCCACGACGATGGGGCCACCTGGTCGCTCAACCTCGTCAGCGGCGGCTTCGGTACCGAGATCACCGTGGAGACCCGCGAAGGGCTGAAGAAGATGCTCGGCGGCCTGGCCTACCTGGTCACCGGGATCGCGCGGATGGGCCGCATCGACCCGGTGCCGGTGTCGCTGCGCGGCCCCGGCTTCGAATGGGAGGGCGACTTCATCGCGCTGGGGGTCGGCAATGGCCGCCAGGCCGGCGGCGGCCAGGCACTGTGTCCGGATGCACAGGTGGACGACGGCCTGCTCGACGTCACCGTGGTGCCGCAGCTCGAAGGCGAGGTCGCCGCGACGGTGGGCACCCTGGTGGGTTCCGGCAAGGACGCCGCACTCGACCGCGTTGCCACCCGCGCACGCCTGCCGTGGATCGGGATCACCATGCCGCAGCCGCTGATGCTCAACATCGACGGCGAGCCGGTGACCGGCACGCGCTTCCGCATCGACTGCGTGCCGCGACGGCTGCGGGTGGTGCTGCCGGAGGATTCGCCGCTGCTGTCGGCGGGCGTCGCGCTGGCGTCGTGAACCGTCGCCGGCCGCAGGGCGAGCCGGTACAGTAGCGCCCATGCAACGTTCCGACTTCCCGGCCCGCGCCCACGCGTGGCGATGGTGACGCCACCGCGTCGCCGTCCGTCCGTCCACCGTGGAGCCAGCGCTTGATCACCCAGCAGCAGTTCGACCGTTTCGCCGCCGAAGGCCATACCCGCATCCCCGTCGCCCGTGAGGTCCTGTCCGACCTCGATACGCCGCTGTCGGTGTATCTGAAGCTCGCCGACGGGCCGTACACCTACCTGTTCGAATCGGTCGAGGGCGGCGAGCGCTTCGGCCGCTACTCGATCATCGGCCTGCCGGCCTCCCGCGTGGTCGAGTTCCACGGCCACGCGATGTCGGTGCGCGAGCACGGCGAGGTGGTGGAGCACCGCGAGGTCGAGGACCCGTTCGTCGAGGTCGAGCGACTGCGCACCGCGGAGTCGGTGCCGCGCATCGAGGGCCTGCCGGCGTTCACCGGCGGCCTGGTCGGCTGGTTCGGCTTCGAATGCATCGGCTATATCGAGCCGCGCCTGGCCGATGCGGCCGATGCCCCCGCGCGCCGAGACGAACTCGGCACCGCCGACATCCTGCTGATGCAGTCCGAAGAAGTGGCGGTGTTCGACAACCTGCGCGGGCGGCTGTACCTGGTCGTCCACGCCGATCCGCGCCTGCCCCAGGCCTGGGCACGCGCCAACCGCCGCCTCGATGCGCTGGCCCACCGGCTGCGCCACGGTGGCGCCGGCTATCCGGAGACCCTGCAGCCGGCCGCGCTCGACGAGGCCGACTTCGTATCCGGCTTCACCCGCGAAGGCTTCATCGACGCGGTCGAGCGGTCGAAGGAATACATCCGCGCCGGCGACGTGTTCCAGGTGGTGCTGTCGCAGCGGATGTCGGTGCCGTTCAACGCGCGCCCGGTGGACGTCTACCGCGCGCTGCGTGCGTTGAATCCATCGCCGTACATGTACTTCCTGGATGTTGGCGGTACCCAGGTGGTGGGTTCGTCACCGGAGATCCTGGTGCGCCAGCAGGGCGGCACGGTCACCGTGCGGCCGATCGCCGGCACCCGCCCGCGCGGCGCCACGCCGGACGAGGACGCCGCGCTGGAAGCCGAGCTGCTGGCCGACCCCAAGGAACGCGCCGAGCACCTGATGCTGATCGACCTCGGTCGCAACGACGTCGGCCGCGTGGCCGAGGCGGGCAGCGTGGAGGTCGGCGAACGGTTCGTCATCGAACGCTACAGCCACGTCATGCATATCGTCAGCGAGGTCACCGGCCGCCTGCGCGAGGGCCTCGACTATGTCGACGTGCTGCGCGCGACCTTCCCGGCGGGCACCGTCAGCGGCGCGCCGAAGATCCGCGCGCTGGAAGTGATCCGCGAGCTCGAACCGGTGCGGCGCAATGTCTATTCGGGCGCGGTGGGATACATCGGCTGGCATGGCGATGCCGATACCGCCATCGCCATCCGCACCGCGGTGATCCAGGACGGCCGCCTGCACGTGCAGGCCGGCGCCGGCATCGTCTACGACTCCGACCCGCAGAAGGAGTGGGACGAGACGATGAACAAGGGCCGCGCGCTGTTCCGCGCGGTGGCGCAGGCGGCGAAGGGCCTGTAGCGCACTACCCCTCTCCCGCGCGCGGGAGAGGGGCAGGGGTGAGGGTGTCTCCGGCATCGCCCGTCACCGCCCGCCGCGCCTGCGCACGCCCCAGCCACAGCGCCAGCACCGCCCACACCAGTGCCAGCGGGATCACCACGCTCACCAGCCCACCCATGGCCAGGCCCAGCCGGCCGAGCATGCCTTCGGTCTGCGCGCCGACCACGTCGCCGGCGCGGTACACGAAGGTGTCGATAAAGGCCTTGGCCTTGTACTTGTCCTCGCGCGCGACCACGGTGAACAGCGCCTCGCGCGCGGGCCGGGTGATGCCGCGCTGCACCGCGCGGTTGGTGGCCTCCAGCAGCACCAGCACCACGAACGAGCCGTAGATCGCCAGCCCGATGAAGCCGATGGCGGTGGCGATCGGCAGGATCGCCAGCGCGACGCCGAGGCCGAAGCGGCGGATGATCCGGCCGGTCAGCGTGACCTGCAGTACCAGCACCGCCACCTGCGTCCACATGTCGATGTTGCCGAGGATCGCGGCGCGCGTGTCCATGTCGTCGGCGACCGCCGCGACCATCTGCAGGCGGGTGAAGTAGATGAAGGTCGCGACCACCGTCATCAGCAGCACATAGCCGGCGATGCCGGCCAGGTACGGCGAGGCGAACACCGCGCGCAATCCCGCCCATGCGCTGCCGCCGATGCGCTCGGGATCGTGGGTACGCGCAGGCGCATTGCCCGCCGCCGATGTCGGACGCAGGCGCACCAGCAGCCATGCGCAGGCCAGAGCCAGCAGCAGGAAGCCGCCGGCCACCAGCAGCAGCGCCGGCGTGCCCAGCGGTTCGGCCAGCCGAGAGGTCAGCCAGGGGCCGAAGATCGCGCCCAGCGTGCCGCCCACCGAGACCAGCGCGAACACCCGCTTGCCCTGGTCGCTGGTGAAGCGATCGGCCATCAGCGCCCAGAACACCATGGTCACGAACAGGTTGAAGACGCTGAACCAGACGTAGAACACCTGCCCGCTGCGCGCGCCGATGGCGCCGGGCGCGAACACCAGCAGCGCCCAGAAGCCGACCAGGCTGGCAACGAAGAACCCGTACGTTGCACCGATCGCCTGCAGTCGCCTGAAGCGGCTGACCAGCCAGCCGAACACCGGGTTGACCGCAAGCGTCACCACCGCGGTACCGATAAACAGCCAGCGCACGCTGTCGATGCCGCGCTCCATGCCGAGCGCATCGCGCGCCGGCCGCAGCAGCATCAGCGCGGTCAGCACGAAGAAGAAGAACAGGGCCGCGACCAGCACCGGTGTGCCCTCGCCCTGGCGCAGGTTGACGAACCGCAGCAGGCGGGACGTGCTGGACGCGCTGGATGGGGGCTCGGCGACAGGTGGCATCGGGGCTCCTCGGGAATGGCGGCCGCATGCGGATGCGGACTTCCGCAGTATGCCGCGCAGGGCCTGCCACGCATGTGTCCCGCGGCATGGGTGGCGCCGCCATCAGGGGTCGGTGCGGCTGCTAAGCTTGCCCGCCTTTTACACCCACCCCTGCGCGCGGACCGACCGATGCTGTTGATGATCGACAATTACGACAGCTTCACCTGGAACCTCGTGCAGTACCTGCAGGCACTGGGCGCCGAGGTACGGGTGGTGCGCAACGACGAGCTGACGGTCGCGGAGATCGACCGGCTGGCACCGGAGCGCATCGTGATCTCGCCGGGGCCGTGCACGCCGAACGAGGCCGGTGTCTCGGTGGCGGTGGTGGAAACGCTCGGTCCGCGGATTCCGATCCTCGGCGTGTGCCTCGGGCACCAGGGCATCGGCCAGGCCTATGGCGGCCGGGTGGTGCGCGCAGGCCGGATCATGCACGGCAAGACCTCGCCGATCCGCCACCACGGGCTGGGCGTGTTCGCCGGGCTCCCGGACGGCTACGAGGCCACCCGCTACCACTCGCTGGTGGTCGAGCGCGAGTCGCTGCCGGATTGCCTCGAGGTCACCGCGTGGACCGAGCACGACGGCGGCGGCATCGAGGAGATCATGGGCCTGCGCCACCGCGAGCATCCGGTGGAGGGCGTGCAGTTCCATCCGGAATCCATCCTCACCGAGCATGGCCACGCGCTGCTGAAGAACTTCCTGGTGCGCTGAGCGGCACCCGGCACGCTGCGATCCACGCCCGCGGGTTTCGCGCGGCCGGCGGTTGCGGGTAAGGTCATCCGCCGCATTCGCGACCCCACGGATCCAGCATGCCCATCACCCCGCAGGACGCGCTGCAGCGCACGATCGAACACCGCGAGATCTTCCACGACGAGATGGTCGATCTGATGCGCCAGATCATGCGCGGCGAGGTGTCGCCGATGATGACCGCGGCGATCCTGACCGGGTTGCGGGTCAAGAAGG from Luteimonas sp. YGD11-2 includes the following:
- the yegS gene encoding lipid kinase YegS, giving the protein MTPPCWYLILNAKAAGNDAVREAVTAARASGHAIEVRLTWEDGDALRYVREALAAGAQRVIAGGGDGTLRDVAAALADAAGDADALPVFGVLPLGTANDFATAAGVPEALDEAFALATRGRAMAIDLLRITHDDGATWSLNLVSGGFGTEITVETREGLKKMLGGLAYLVTGIARMGRIDPVPVSLRGPGFEWEGDFIALGVGNGRQAGGGQALCPDAQVDDGLLDVTVVPQLEGEVAATVGTLVGSGKDAALDRVATRARLPWIGITMPQPLMLNIDGEPVTGTRFRIDCVPRRLRVVLPEDSPLLSAGVALAS
- the trpE gene encoding anthranilate synthase component I — encoded protein: MITQQQFDRFAAEGHTRIPVAREVLSDLDTPLSVYLKLADGPYTYLFESVEGGERFGRYSIIGLPASRVVEFHGHAMSVREHGEVVEHREVEDPFVEVERLRTAESVPRIEGLPAFTGGLVGWFGFECIGYIEPRLADAADAPARRDELGTADILLMQSEEVAVFDNLRGRLYLVVHADPRLPQAWARANRRLDALAHRLRHGGAGYPETLQPAALDEADFVSGFTREGFIDAVERSKEYIRAGDVFQVVLSQRMSVPFNARPVDVYRALRALNPSPYMYFLDVGGTQVVGSSPEILVRQQGGTVTVRPIAGTRPRGATPDEDAALEAELLADPKERAEHLMLIDLGRNDVGRVAEAGSVEVGERFVIERYSHVMHIVSEVTGRLREGLDYVDVLRATFPAGTVSGAPKIRALEVIRELEPVRRNVYSGAVGYIGWHGDADTAIAIRTAVIQDGRLHVQAGAGIVYDSDPQKEWDETMNKGRALFRAVAQAAKGL
- a CDS encoding MFS transporter translates to MPPVAEPPSSASSTSRLLRFVNLRQGEGTPVLVAALFFFFVLTALMLLRPARDALGMERGIDSVRWLFIGTAVVTLAVNPVFGWLVSRFRRLQAIGATYGFFVASLVGFWALLVFAPGAIGARSGQVFYVWFSVFNLFVTMVFWALMADRFTSDQGKRVFALVSVGGTLGAIFGPWLTSRLAEPLGTPALLLVAGGFLLLALACAWLLVRLRPTSAAGNAPARTHDPERIGGSAWAGLRAVFASPYLAGIAGYVLLMTVVATFIYFTRLQMVAAVADDMDTRAAILGNIDMWTQVAVLVLQVTLTGRIIRRFGLGVALAILPIATAIGFIGLAIYGSFVVLVLLEATNRAVQRGITRPAREALFTVVAREDKYKAKAFIDTFVYRAGDVVGAQTEGMLGRLGLAMGGLVSVVIPLALVWAVLALWLGRAQARRAVTGDAGDTLTPAPLPRAGEG
- a CDS encoding aminodeoxychorismate/anthranilate synthase component II, producing the protein MLLMIDNYDSFTWNLVQYLQALGAEVRVVRNDELTVAEIDRLAPERIVISPGPCTPNEAGVSVAVVETLGPRIPILGVCLGHQGIGQAYGGRVVRAGRIMHGKTSPIRHHGLGVFAGLPDGYEATRYHSLVVERESLPDCLEVTAWTEHDGGGIEEIMGLRHREHPVEGVQFHPESILTEHGHALLKNFLVR